A genomic segment from Stenotrophomonas maltophilia encodes:
- the modA gene encoding molybdate ABC transporter substrate-binding protein, whose amino-acid sequence MKRAGLLLLGLLATVPAWAADLTVSAASSLTESFRELGTAYEKAHPGTKVDFNFAASGVLLQQISRGAPVDVFASADETTMDQAQQQDLLAAGTREVFAVNALWVVVPPQAKAAPRTLKDLAGAGMQRIALGNPDSVPVGRYAKGALEAAGLWPSVQGKTITTQNVRQSLDYVARGEVDAGFVYATDAQAMPDRVRRAFAVPVAGRIAYPLAVTKASAQPAEAKRFTAFVRSAQGQAILAKHGFGKP is encoded by the coding sequence ATGAAGCGAGCTGGACTGTTGTTGCTGGGCCTGCTGGCCACGGTGCCGGCATGGGCGGCCGACCTGACGGTGTCGGCGGCATCGAGCCTGACCGAGAGCTTCCGCGAACTGGGCACCGCCTATGAGAAGGCACACCCGGGAACCAAGGTGGATTTCAACTTCGCCGCGTCCGGCGTGCTGCTGCAGCAGATCAGCCGCGGCGCGCCGGTGGATGTGTTCGCGTCGGCCGATGAAACCACGATGGACCAGGCCCAGCAGCAGGATCTGCTGGCGGCCGGCACCCGCGAGGTGTTCGCGGTGAACGCGCTGTGGGTGGTGGTGCCGCCGCAGGCCAAGGCTGCACCGCGTACCTTGAAGGACCTGGCCGGTGCTGGCATGCAACGCATCGCACTGGGCAACCCGGACAGCGTGCCGGTCGGCCGCTATGCCAAGGGCGCGCTGGAAGCAGCAGGCCTGTGGCCGTCGGTGCAGGGCAAGACCATCACCACGCAGAACGTGCGCCAGTCGCTGGATTACGTGGCGCGCGGTGAAGTGGATGCCGGCTTCGTCTATGCCACCGATGCGCAGGCAATGCCCGACCGCGTGCGCCGCGCTTTCGCGGTGCCTGTGGCGGGGCGTATCGCCTATCCGCTGGCGGTGACCAAGGCCAGTGCGCAACCGGCTGAAGCCAAGCGCTTCACCGCCTTCGTGCGTTCCGCACAGGGCCAGGCGATCCTGGCCAAACATGGGTTCGGCAAGCCCTGA
- a CDS encoding helix-turn-helix domain-containing protein produces the protein MSSNPPSHGRLGQATPNPAAADDGDALHFCSTCAFSDACMSQGYDKTALGDLHVLVDHVGPFHAGDYIFRAGESFDSIAAVRAGMVKTFVDDSQGNEQVLGFSLPGEVIGLNAIHGSRFPCNAVALDTVHLCRISFPKLSSLATRMPGLQAKLFSLLSAEIGKVATLAANHRTEERMAAFLLDMSERYARRGFSATRFNLTMARTEIANYLRMAPETASRVLRRLSDDGIIAVKQREILLLQPERLAALAVADESDPN, from the coding sequence ATGTCTTCGAATCCGCCTTCGCACGGCCGCCTTGGACAGGCCACACCGAACCCCGCCGCCGCCGATGACGGCGACGCGCTGCACTTCTGCAGCACCTGCGCGTTTTCCGACGCATGCATGTCGCAGGGCTACGACAAGACCGCACTGGGTGATCTGCACGTGCTGGTCGACCACGTCGGTCCGTTCCATGCGGGTGACTACATCTTCCGCGCCGGTGAATCGTTCGATTCGATTGCTGCAGTGCGCGCCGGCATGGTCAAGACCTTCGTCGACGACAGCCAGGGCAACGAGCAGGTGCTGGGCTTCAGCCTGCCGGGCGAAGTGATTGGCCTGAATGCGATCCACGGTTCGCGCTTCCCCTGCAATGCGGTGGCGCTGGATACGGTGCACCTGTGCCGCATCTCGTTCCCCAAGCTGAGCTCGCTGGCCACGCGCATGCCGGGGCTGCAGGCCAAGCTGTTCAGCCTGCTCAGTGCGGAGATCGGCAAGGTCGCCACGCTGGCCGCCAACCACCGTACTGAAGAGCGCATGGCCGCGTTCCTGCTGGACATGTCCGAGCGTTACGCGCGGCGTGGTTTTTCCGCTACGCGCTTCAACCTGACGATGGCGCGTACCGAGATCGCCAATTACCTGCGGATGGCGCCGGAAACCGCCAGCCGCGTGCTGCGCCGCCTGAGCGATGATGGGATCATCGCGGTGAAGCAGCGTGAGATCCTGCTGCTGCAGCCCGAGCGCCTGGCGGCGCTGGCGGTGGCCGACGAATCCGATCCGAACTGA
- a CDS encoding coproporphyrinogen III oxidase has translation MSFHVDESEDTALQAALLRQPRHVLFPPADQFSTGFGESGWRAAVRASNEHLIPRGVTLGFQAGRGGRDVPPQAYLETLLLALRLQAGALAEDREVVAMVLQLGLAETLPPPQLGQLLDAVPQHLRTVARPQVEVRLDAGSALAPAQLRAVGCTRLNVIDRADAPGPTLLAQARQVGFTARYYQLRVPGSEDTGFIERLHEVLAEAPERILLPAPCALPEHPSAARWLQSWRLLRAAGYEPIGGDHYQRGDLPNPHGPGDGQRHCDLAGVPRRDRSDFIGLGLSACSQIGEVFYRLEDELGEWRARLQAGHMGVSAGLILSEDERLAAEVAQSIACDHALDAAAFEWRNDEPFEECFAEQLPALAPVLARGWAHWDGRVLRLAEEGRLLWRMMAACFRPAAAIA, from the coding sequence ATGAGCTTCCACGTTGACGAGAGCGAGGACACTGCGCTGCAGGCGGCATTGCTGCGGCAGCCCCGGCACGTGCTGTTTCCGCCGGCTGACCAGTTCAGTACCGGCTTTGGCGAAAGCGGGTGGCGCGCTGCCGTGCGCGCCAGCAATGAGCACCTGATCCCGCGTGGCGTGACGCTCGGCTTCCAGGCCGGTCGTGGCGGGCGCGATGTGCCGCCGCAGGCCTATCTGGAGACCCTGCTGCTGGCGCTGCGCCTGCAGGCCGGCGCGCTGGCTGAAGACCGCGAGGTAGTGGCGATGGTGCTGCAGCTGGGGCTGGCCGAGACGCTGCCGCCACCGCAGCTGGGCCAGCTGCTGGATGCCGTGCCGCAGCACCTGCGCACCGTGGCGCGGCCACAGGTGGAGGTGCGGCTGGACGCGGGCAGCGCGCTGGCGCCAGCACAGCTGCGTGCGGTGGGCTGCACCCGGCTGAACGTGATCGATCGCGCCGATGCACCCGGGCCGACCCTGCTGGCGCAGGCGCGACAGGTGGGCTTTACCGCGCGCTACTACCAGTTGCGGGTGCCCGGCAGTGAGGACACCGGCTTCATCGAACGACTGCATGAGGTGCTGGCCGAAGCGCCCGAGCGCATCCTGCTGCCGGCGCCTTGCGCGCTGCCAGAGCATCCCTCGGCGGCACGATGGCTGCAGAGCTGGCGCCTGCTGCGCGCAGCAGGCTACGAACCGATCGGTGGTGACCACTACCAGCGCGGCGACCTGCCGAACCCGCATGGCCCGGGCGATGGCCAGCGTCATTGTGACCTGGCCGGCGTGCCACGCCGCGACCGCAGCGATTTCATCGGGCTTGGCCTGTCCGCCTGCAGCCAGATCGGCGAGGTGTTCTACCGCCTGGAGGACGAACTGGGCGAATGGCGTGCGCGGCTGCAAGCCGGGCACATGGGCGTGTCTGCCGGGTTGATCCTGTCCGAGGACGAGCGGTTGGCAGCCGAGGTGGCGCAGAGCATCGCCTGCGATCACGCGCTCGATGCGGCTGCCTTCGAATGGCGCAACGATGAACCGTTCGAAGAATGCTTCGCCGAGCAGCTGCCGGCATTGGCACCGGTGCTGGCGCGCGGCTGGGCACACTGGGATGGGCGCGTACTGCGCCTGGCCGAAGAAGGGCGCCTGCTGTGGCGTATGATGGCCGCATGCTTCCGGCCGGCGGCCGCCATCGCTTGA
- a CDS encoding MFS transporter yields the protein MNQALAPASAGQQQRALWLSTFAFTVCFAVWMIFSIIGIQISQQLGLNDTQFGLLIATPVLTGSVSRVFLGIWSDQFGGRKVMVLVMLCGAVATWMLTYAQTYTQFLIAALCVGIAGGNFSVGVAYVSKWFPASKQGTALGIFGAGNIGSAVTKLLAPLVMVAAGWTMVAKVWAVALAVTAVLFFLFSKEDPSLEQRRREGVKPVPFAEQMAPLKNLQVWRFSLYYFFVFGGFVALALWLPHYLVGAYGMDVGHAGMLAACYSIPASLFRVVGGWMSDRMGARRVMYWTFGVSAICTFLLAYPDTEYVVKGIHGPIHFHLAIGVVMFTVLVFVLGFFMSLGKAAVYKHIPVYYPQHVGAVGGVVGMIGGLGGFVLPIVFGALNDAVGIWSSCFMLLFVLVAAALAWMHFAIRRMERRHFPQIDRETDLPEAIDAAAAERVRGG from the coding sequence ATGAACCAGGCCCTTGCCCCCGCCAGTGCCGGGCAGCAGCAACGTGCGCTGTGGCTGAGTACGTTCGCCTTCACCGTGTGCTTCGCGGTGTGGATGATCTTTTCGATCATCGGCATCCAGATCAGTCAACAGCTTGGCTTGAATGACACCCAGTTCGGCCTGTTGATCGCCACCCCGGTGCTGACCGGTTCGGTCAGCCGGGTCTTCCTCGGCATCTGGTCCGACCAGTTCGGTGGCCGCAAGGTGATGGTGCTGGTGATGCTGTGTGGCGCAGTGGCCACCTGGATGCTCACCTATGCACAGACCTACACCCAGTTCCTGATCGCCGCGCTGTGCGTGGGCATCGCCGGCGGCAACTTCTCGGTGGGCGTGGCCTACGTCTCGAAGTGGTTCCCGGCCAGCAAGCAGGGCACCGCACTGGGCATCTTCGGTGCCGGCAACATCGGCTCGGCGGTGACCAAGCTTCTGGCGCCGCTGGTGATGGTGGCGGCCGGCTGGACCATGGTCGCCAAGGTCTGGGCCGTCGCGCTGGCCGTCACTGCGGTGCTGTTCTTCCTCTTCAGCAAGGAAGACCCGTCGCTGGAGCAGCGCCGTCGCGAAGGCGTGAAGCCGGTGCCGTTCGCCGAGCAGATGGCGCCACTGAAGAACCTGCAGGTGTGGCGGTTCTCGCTGTATTACTTCTTCGTGTTCGGTGGCTTCGTGGCGCTGGCGCTTTGGCTGCCGCACTACCTGGTGGGCGCCTATGGCATGGACGTGGGCCACGCCGGCATGCTGGCGGCGTGCTATTCGATCCCGGCCAGCCTGTTCCGCGTGGTCGGCGGCTGGATGTCGGACCGGATGGGCGCGCGCCGGGTGATGTACTGGACCTTTGGCGTGTCGGCCATCTGCACCTTCCTGCTGGCCTACCCGGATACCGAGTATGTGGTGAAGGGCATCCATGGCCCGATCCACTTCCATCTGGCCATCGGCGTGGTGATGTTCACCGTGCTGGTGTTCGTGCTGGGCTTCTTCATGTCGCTGGGCAAGGCCGCGGTCTACAAGCACATTCCGGTGTACTACCCGCAGCACGTGGGTGCGGTGGGCGGTGTGGTCGGCATGATCGGCGGCCTGGGTGGCTTCGTCCTGCCGATCGTGTTCGGGGCATTGAACGATGCCGTGGGCATCTGGAGCAGCTGTTTCATGCTGCTGTTCGTGCTGGTGGCCGCTGCACTGGCCTGGATGCATTTCGCCATCCGCCGCATGGAGCGCCGCCACTTCCCGCAGATCGACCGCGAGACCGACCTGCCTGAAGCCATCGATGCGGCCGCGGCCGAGCGGGTACGCGGCGGGTGA
- a CDS encoding peptidylprolyl isomerase: MGSLPKFLPITVIDSAAPVPAEAHSHLHDAAAQGPRSLGQPAPCRLFVDETAISEADIAREMQHHRAMRPEQSRAEAARALVVRELLRLEAQRLGLQAPEGNRVSDEEVLIQQLLEDAIEDRVPTDEDCRRYFEQNPERFRSPDRVHLRHILLAAPADDVAGRFAARTEGERLVGLLKESPHLFADFALRHSRCPSSSEGGDLGWLQRGQTTPEFDRQVFRLREGLAGFPVESRWGYHVVCVDAREEGLPQPFETVLPQLRDYLELQVRQREVQAYLLQLQERYPVRGLDEIEAEADIG; the protein is encoded by the coding sequence ATGGGCAGCCTGCCGAAATTCCTGCCGATCACCGTGATCGACTCCGCCGCGCCGGTTCCTGCCGAGGCGCATTCGCATCTCCACGACGCGGCAGCGCAGGGGCCGCGCTCGCTCGGGCAGCCGGCACCGTGCCGGCTGTTCGTGGACGAGACCGCGATCAGCGAGGCCGACATCGCCCGCGAGATGCAGCACCACCGGGCGATGCGCCCGGAACAGTCACGTGCCGAAGCGGCACGTGCACTGGTGGTGCGCGAGCTGCTGCGCCTGGAAGCGCAGCGGCTTGGCCTGCAGGCACCAGAGGGCAACCGGGTAAGCGACGAGGAAGTGCTGATCCAGCAACTGCTGGAAGATGCGATCGAAGACCGCGTGCCGACCGATGAAGACTGCCGCCGCTACTTCGAGCAGAACCCGGAGCGCTTCCGCTCCCCCGATCGCGTGCACCTGCGCCATATCCTGCTGGCCGCGCCGGCCGACGACGTGGCCGGGCGCTTCGCTGCACGTACCGAGGGCGAGCGGCTGGTTGGGCTGCTGAAGGAATCGCCGCACCTGTTCGCCGATTTCGCCCTGCGCCATTCACGCTGCCCGTCCAGCAGCGAAGGCGGTGACCTGGGCTGGCTGCAGCGTGGGCAGACCACGCCGGAGTTCGACCGACAGGTGTTCCGCCTGCGCGAAGGCCTGGCCGGTTTCCCGGTGGAATCGCGCTGGGGCTACCACGTGGTCTGCGTCGATGCCCGCGAGGAAGGCCTGCCGCAGCCGTTCGAGACGGTGTTGCCGCAGCTGCGTGACTACCTGGAGCTGCAGGTACGGCAGCGCGAGGTGCAGGCCTACCTGCTGCAGCTGCAGGAGCGCTACCCGGTGCGCGGGCTGGATGAGATCGAAGCCGAAGCGGATATCGGCTGA
- the narI gene encoding respiratory nitrate reductase subunit gamma, giving the protein MSYSLHQFAFQYYPYIAVAVLLIGSWARYDKAMYTWRTGSSQMLSDKGMRIGSNCFHIGILAILGGHLVGLLTPHAVYEHFITSSQKQMLAMVVGGVFGALCFIGISILLVRRLFNARVRATGSFGDTLVLVLLFAQLCLGLYSIRVSSGHLDGGVMVQLAEWAQHIVTFRAGAADYIEGVSWVYKMHIFLGLTLFLIAPFTRLVHVWSIPISYLWRPYQVVRRRQATLRYGPRE; this is encoded by the coding sequence ATGAGTTACTCCCTGCATCAATTCGCCTTCCAGTACTACCCGTACATCGCCGTGGCGGTGCTGCTGATCGGCAGCTGGGCCCGCTATGACAAGGCCATGTACACCTGGCGCACCGGCTCCAGCCAGATGCTGTCGGACAAGGGCATGCGGATCGGCAGCAACTGCTTCCACATCGGCATCCTGGCCATCCTCGGCGGTCACCTGGTCGGCCTGCTGACCCCGCACGCGGTGTACGAGCACTTCATCACCTCCTCGCAGAAGCAGATGCTGGCGATGGTGGTCGGTGGTGTGTTCGGCGCACTGTGCTTCATCGGCATCAGCATCCTGCTGGTACGCCGCCTGTTCAATGCGCGTGTTCGGGCTACCGGCAGCTTCGGTGACACCCTGGTGCTGGTGCTGCTGTTCGCGCAGCTGTGCCTGGGCCTGTACAGCATCCGCGTCTCGTCCGGCCACCTGGACGGTGGGGTGATGGTGCAGCTGGCCGAGTGGGCGCAGCACATCGTGACCTTCCGCGCCGGTGCCGCTGATTACATCGAGGGCGTCAGCTGGGTCTACAAGATGCACATCTTCCTGGGCCTGACCCTGTTCCTGATCGCGCCGTTCACCCGCCTGGTGCACGTGTGGAGCATTCCGATCAGCTACCTGTGGCGGCCGTACCAGGTAGTACGCCGCCGCCAGGCCACGCTGCGCTACGGGCCGCGGGAGTAA
- the narJ gene encoding nitrate reductase molybdenum cofactor assembly chaperone — protein MSVLKLVGVLLDYPREELWEHGEELLAACDDPALNAARRQQLRSFVQQLLATDALDAQAAWLASFDRGRSMSLLLFEHIHGESRDRGQAMVDLVETYRRNGFELDARELPDYLPLLLEFLAHRPGSEAREWLHHIGHIAGMLAARAAERELPHRVLFEILVEAGDGKADLQALRQRASEEARDDTAEAMDRLWEEEAVRFGAEAPAEDCKPPVRSPARPSHREVQP, from the coding sequence ATGAGCGTGCTCAAGCTGGTCGGGGTGTTGCTGGACTACCCCCGCGAGGAACTGTGGGAGCACGGCGAGGAACTGCTCGCCGCCTGTGACGACCCGGCGCTGAACGCCGCCCGCCGCCAGCAGCTGCGCAGCTTCGTGCAGCAGCTGCTGGCGACCGATGCGCTGGATGCGCAGGCGGCATGGCTGGCCAGTTTCGACCGCGGCCGTTCGATGAGCCTGTTGCTGTTCGAACACATCCATGGCGAGTCGCGCGACCGTGGCCAGGCCATGGTCGATCTGGTCGAAACCTACCGCCGCAACGGCTTTGAACTGGATGCACGCGAGCTGCCGGATTACCTGCCGTTGCTGCTGGAGTTCCTGGCCCATCGCCCCGGCAGCGAGGCCCGCGAGTGGCTGCACCACATCGGCCATATCGCCGGGATGCTGGCCGCGCGTGCCGCCGAGCGTGAGCTGCCGCACCGGGTGCTGTTCGAGATCCTGGTCGAAGCCGGTGACGGCAAGGCCGATCTGCAGGCGCTGCGCCAACGTGCCAGCGAAGAAGCCCGCGACGATACCGCCGAGGCCATGGACCGCTTGTGGGAGGAGGAGGCGGTGCGCTTCGGCGCCGAAGCCCCCGCCGAAGACTGCAAGCCGCCCGTGCGTTCGCCGGCCCGTCCTTCGCATCGAGAGGTCCAGCCATGA
- the narH gene encoding nitrate reductase subunit beta, translating into MKVRAQIAMVLNLDKCIGCHTCSITCKNVWTSREGVEYAWFNNVETKPGIGYPKEWENQDKWNGGWVRTRAGKLVPRAGGRWRMLAKIFANPDLPQIDDYYEPFDFDYQNLHTAKDSQHQPTARPRSLISGERMQKIEWGPNWEEILGSEFSKRSRDYNFDQVQKEIYGAFEKTFMMYLPRLCEHCLNPACVSACPSGAIYKREEDGIVLIDQDKCRGWRMCVSACPYKKIYYNWKSGKSEKCIFCYPRIEMGEPTVCSETCVGRIRYLGVMLYDADRIAEAASVAAEKDLYQAHLDIFLDPNDPAVIAAARKEGIPDSWLDAAKQSPVYKLAIDWKLALPLHPEYRTLPMVWYVPPLSPIQSAAERGRVGMSGELPDVASLRIPMRYLANLLTAGDEAPVVRALERLMAMRAWRRAKNVDGVEDTAVLEQTGLSIAQVEEMYRYLAIANYEDRFVIPTGHREYANDAFGERGGCGFTFGNGCNGDSPADLFGQRKTTTFVVDKGPNHRRKEVV; encoded by the coding sequence ATGAAGGTCCGTGCACAGATCGCGATGGTGCTGAACCTGGACAAGTGCATCGGCTGCCATACCTGCTCGATCACCTGCAAGAACGTCTGGACCTCGCGCGAGGGCGTCGAGTACGCCTGGTTCAACAACGTGGAAACCAAGCCGGGCATCGGTTACCCGAAGGAATGGGAGAACCAGGACAAGTGGAACGGCGGCTGGGTGCGCACCCGCGCCGGCAAGCTGGTGCCACGCGCGGGTGGCCGCTGGCGCATGCTGGCCAAGATCTTCGCCAACCCGGACCTGCCGCAGATCGACGACTACTACGAGCCGTTCGATTTCGACTACCAGAACCTGCACACCGCCAAGGACAGCCAGCACCAGCCCACCGCGCGGCCGCGCTCGCTGATCAGTGGCGAGCGCATGCAGAAGATCGAGTGGGGCCCGAACTGGGAGGAGATCCTCGGTTCGGAGTTCAGCAAGCGCTCGCGCGACTACAACTTCGACCAGGTGCAGAAGGAGATCTACGGCGCCTTCGAGAAGACCTTCATGATGTACCTGCCGCGCCTGTGCGAGCACTGCCTGAACCCGGCGTGCGTCTCGGCGTGCCCCTCCGGCGCGATCTACAAGCGCGAGGAAGACGGCATTGTGCTGATCGACCAGGACAAGTGCCGCGGCTGGCGCATGTGCGTGTCGGCCTGCCCGTACAAGAAGATCTACTACAACTGGAAGAGCGGCAAGTCGGAGAAGTGCATCTTCTGCTACCCGCGCATCGAGATGGGTGAGCCGACCGTGTGCTCGGAAACCTGCGTGGGCCGCATCCGCTACCTGGGGGTCATGCTGTACGACGCCGACCGCATCGCAGAGGCCGCTTCGGTGGCCGCCGAGAAGGATCTGTACCAGGCCCACCTGGACATCTTCCTGGACCCGAACGACCCGGCGGTGATCGCCGCCGCGCGCAAGGAGGGCATCCCGGACAGCTGGCTGGATGCGGCCAAGCAGTCGCCGGTGTACAAGCTGGCGATCGACTGGAAGCTGGCGCTGCCGCTGCACCCGGAGTACCGCACGTTGCCGATGGTCTGGTACGTACCGCCGCTGTCGCCGATCCAGTCCGCCGCCGAGCGTGGCCGCGTGGGCATGAGCGGCGAGCTGCCGGACGTGGCGTCGCTGCGCATTCCGATGCGCTACCTGGCCAACCTGCTGACGGCCGGTGACGAGGCGCCGGTGGTACGCGCGCTGGAGCGGCTGATGGCCATGCGTGCCTGGCGCCGGGCCAAGAACGTGGACGGCGTGGAAGACACCGCGGTGCTGGAACAGACCGGGCTGAGCATCGCCCAGGTGGAAGAGATGTACCGCTACCTGGCCATCGCCAACTACGAGGACCGTTTCGTGATTCCGACCGGCCACCGCGAGTACGCCAACGATGCCTTCGGCGAGCGCGGCGGCTGCGGCTTCACCTTCGGCAACGGCTGCAATGGTGACAGCCCGGCCGACCTGTTCGGGCAGCGCAAGACGACCACCTTCGTGGTGGACAAGGGCCCGAACCACCGCCGCAAGGAGGTGGTGTGA